One genomic segment of Trueperaceae bacterium includes these proteins:
- a CDS encoding P1 family peptidase yields MGAERLAANDTITAVDGLTVGHWTDPVARTGCTVVLAPPEGCIASGRALGPAPGSRESVLLEADRTVDTVNAVLLTGGSAFGLAAASGVMRWLEERRCGYETGYACVPIVPAAVIYDLGTGDPRVRPDQDEGRAACEAAHGGPVEQGRVGVGTGATVGKLRGIEHASPSGLGSHAVDVGGAVVAALAVSNAVGNLVDPDDGSLVAGHADLLGLAAAGAEPVLPGANTTLVVVATDAPVTKAQAHALSLSAHVGIARVTRPSHTVMDGDTAFVLSTCSGPRVPMQALSIAVQEVVARALVKGVVAGRAQAAGG; encoded by the coding sequence TTGGGAGCCGAGCGCCTGGCCGCCAACGACACGATCACGGCCGTCGACGGGCTGACCGTCGGCCACTGGACCGACCCCGTCGCGCGCACCGGCTGCACGGTCGTGCTGGCGCCGCCCGAGGGCTGCATCGCCTCGGGCCGGGCGCTGGGCCCGGCGCCGGGCTCGCGCGAGTCGGTGCTGCTCGAGGCCGACCGCACCGTCGACACGGTCAACGCCGTCCTCCTGACGGGCGGCAGCGCCTTCGGCCTGGCCGCCGCCTCCGGCGTCATGCGCTGGCTGGAGGAGAGGCGCTGCGGCTACGAGACCGGCTACGCCTGCGTGCCCATCGTGCCGGCCGCCGTGATCTACGACCTCGGCACCGGCGACCCCCGGGTGCGACCCGACCAGGACGAGGGACGCGCCGCCTGCGAGGCCGCCCACGGCGGACCGGTCGAGCAGGGCAGGGTGGGCGTGGGCACGGGAGCGACGGTCGGCAAGCTCCGCGGCATCGAGCACGCCTCGCCCAGCGGCCTCGGCTCGCACGCCGTGGACGTGGGAGGGGCCGTGGTCGCCGCGCTGGCCGTGAGCAACGCGGTCGGGAACCTCGTCGACCCCGACGACGGGTCGCTCGTCGCCGGCCACGCCGACCTGCTGGGCCTGGCCGCCGCCGGCGCCGAGCCGGTGCTGCCCGGCGCCAACACGACCCTCGTCGTGGTGGCCACGGACGCGCCCGTCACGAAGGCGCAGGCGCACGCCCTGTCGCTGTCGGCGCACGTGGGCATAGCCCGCGTGACGCGCCCGTCGCACACGGTCATGGACGGCGACACGGCGTTCGTGCTCTCCACCTGCAGCGGGCCGCGCGTGCCGATGCAGGCGCTGTCGATCGCCGTGCAGGAGGTCGTCGCGCGCGCCCTGGTGAAGGGCGTCGTCGCGGGGCGCGCCCAGGCCGCTGGCGGGTAG
- a CDS encoding PQQ-dependent sugar dehydrogenase, whose product MRVTRTKAVAAAVLVSLLACSATAQPRLVEVASGFANPVAIANAGDDRLFVVEQGGTIRVVRDGQVLDRPFLDITDRVRAGGERGLLGLAFPPDFADTGRFYVYYTDLDGDSVLSRFIADGDTADAGSEQVLLTQEQPYANHNGGQLAFGPDGYLYLGLGDGGSGGDPHGNGQDLGTLLAKLLRLDVSGDDAVAPDDNPFVGREGARPEVWAYGLRNPWRFSFDRETGDLYIADVGQNAYEEVNLQPADSTGGENYGWNVMEAESCYQPRTGCDTSGLVLPIISYPHSSEWGASISGGYVYRGSALPDLAGAYVFADYVSGRIWRADRAGDEWEVTLLLETGFNVSTFGEDAAGELYVADHQGGVIYRLGQ is encoded by the coding sequence ATGAGGGTCACACGCACGAAGGCAGTGGCGGCAGCGGTGCTCGTCTCCTTGCTGGCCTGCTCGGCCACGGCGCAGCCGCGGCTCGTCGAGGTGGCGAGCGGCTTCGCGAACCCCGTGGCGATCGCCAACGCGGGCGACGACAGGCTGTTCGTGGTCGAGCAGGGCGGCACGATCCGCGTCGTCCGCGACGGGCAGGTCCTCGACCGGCCGTTCCTCGACATCACCGACCGCGTGCGCGCGGGCGGCGAGCGGGGGCTCCTCGGCCTGGCGTTCCCGCCTGACTTCGCCGACACGGGCAGGTTCTACGTCTACTACACCGACCTCGACGGCGACTCGGTGCTGTCGCGCTTCATCGCCGATGGCGACACCGCCGACGCCGGCAGCGAGCAGGTGCTGCTCACGCAGGAGCAGCCGTACGCCAACCACAACGGCGGCCAGCTGGCGTTCGGCCCCGACGGCTACCTCTACCTCGGCCTCGGCGACGGCGGCAGCGGCGGCGACCCGCACGGCAACGGCCAGGACCTCGGCACGCTCCTCGCCAAGCTCCTACGGCTCGACGTCTCGGGCGACGACGCCGTGGCGCCGGACGACAACCCGTTCGTCGGCCGCGAGGGGGCGAGGCCCGAGGTCTGGGCCTACGGCCTGCGCAACCCGTGGCGGTTCAGCTTCGACCGCGAGACCGGCGACCTCTACATCGCCGACGTCGGGCAGAACGCGTACGAGGAGGTCAACCTGCAGCCGGCCGACTCGACGGGCGGCGAGAACTACGGCTGGAACGTCATGGAGGCCGAGAGCTGCTACCAGCCGCGGACCGGCTGCGACACGTCCGGCCTCGTGCTGCCGATCATCAGCTACCCGCACTCCAGCGAGTGGGGCGCCTCGATCAGCGGCGGCTACGTCTACCGCGGCAGCGCGCTGCCCGACCTGGCGGGCGCCTACGTGTTCGCCGACTACGTCTCGGGGCGCATCTGGCGCGCCGACCGCGCCGGCGACGAGTGGGAGGTGACGCTGCTGCTCGAGACAGGATTCAACGTCTCGACGTTCGGCGAGGACGCCGCGGGCGAGCTCTACGTCGCCGACCACCAGGGCGGGGTGATCTACCGACTCGGTCAGTGA
- the trmH gene encoding tRNA (guanosine(18)-2'-O)-methyltransferase TrmH, whose amino-acid sequence MTLRRRQRVREVLSRRQPDLTVIAEHVHKPHNLSAVLRSCDAVGIGTVHAVNPTGGVPTYSATSASAEKWVELLVHGDVAGAVASVRRWGARVYAAHLSPEAVDYREVDYTRPCALLLGNERDGVSPEAAALADVHVVIPMLGMVRSLNVSVAAAVILFEAQRQRLRAGHYDAPRLSPEEMAAVEERWLARRD is encoded by the coding sequence GTGACGCTGAGGAGACGCCAGCGCGTACGCGAGGTCCTGAGCCGCCGCCAGCCCGACCTGACCGTCATAGCCGAGCACGTCCACAAGCCGCACAACCTCTCGGCGGTGCTGCGCTCGTGCGACGCCGTGGGCATCGGGACCGTCCACGCCGTGAACCCGACCGGCGGCGTGCCCACCTACAGCGCCACCAGCGCCAGCGCCGAGAAGTGGGTCGAGCTGCTCGTCCACGGCGACGTGGCCGGCGCGGTGGCGTCCGTCAGGCGCTGGGGCGCGCGGGTCTACGCCGCTCACCTCTCGCCCGAGGCCGTCGACTACCGCGAGGTCGACTACACGCGGCCCTGCGCCCTGCTCCTCGGCAACGAGAGGGACGGCGTGTCGCCCGAGGCGGCCGCCCTCGCCGACGTCCACGTGGTCATCCCCATGCTCGGGATGGTCAGGTCGCTGAACGTCTCGGTGGCGGCCGCGGTGATCCTCTTCGAGGCGCAGCGCCAGCGGCTGCGGGCCGGGCACTACGACGCGCCGCGCCTCTCCCCGGAGGAGATGGCCGCCGTCGAGGAGCGGTGGCTGGCGCGCCGCGACTGA
- a CDS encoding tripartite tricarboxylate transporter permease, whose protein sequence is MTETLQALLHGFSIALTWQNLLWALVGVTLGTMVGILPGIGPALTVALLLPVTFDLDPIGSFIMFAGIYYGGMYGGSTTSILLNTPGESASIITAIEGNQMARRGRGAAALATAAIGSFVAGTIATLGLTFVAPVLARLGLAFGPADYFALMVLAFTTVTAVLGSSLLRGLTSLFIGIGLGLVGIDQQSGQARYTLGSLELLDGISVIVVAVGLFAVGETLYVASRLRRTPAKVEAIRGSVWMNREEWARSWRPWIRGALLGFPLGGLPAGGAEIPTFLSYSLEKRLSSRPEEFGKGAIEGVAGPEAANNAAAAGVLVPLLTLGIPTSATAAIMLAAFQQFGLQPGPLLFSRAPDLVWGLIASLYLGNFMLLVLNLPLVGIWVRLLTIPRPLLYAGILLFATLGVYSLGNSVVDLITLYVIGVLGFLMRRFGFPVAPAVIGMILGPLAEQQFRRALAISQGDYSVFFTRPLSLTLLVLAFLALVVPAVLDARARRAAGRADVGVPNG, encoded by the coding sequence GTGACCGAGACGCTCCAGGCGCTGCTCCACGGCTTCTCGATCGCCCTCACCTGGCAGAACCTGCTGTGGGCGCTCGTGGGCGTGACGCTGGGGACGATGGTGGGCATCCTGCCCGGCATCGGCCCGGCCCTGACCGTGGCGCTGCTGCTGCCCGTGACCTTCGACCTCGACCCGATCGGCAGCTTCATCATGTTCGCCGGCATCTACTACGGCGGCATGTACGGCGGCTCCACGACGTCGATACTGCTGAACACGCCGGGCGAGTCGGCGAGCATCATCACCGCCATCGAGGGCAACCAGATGGCGCGGAGAGGCCGCGGCGCCGCGGCGCTGGCGACGGCGGCCATCGGCTCGTTCGTCGCCGGCACGATCGCCACGCTCGGCCTCACGTTCGTGGCGCCGGTGCTGGCGCGCCTCGGCCTGGCGTTCGGCCCCGCCGACTACTTCGCGCTGATGGTGCTGGCCTTCACGACCGTCACGGCCGTGCTGGGCTCGTCCCTGCTGCGCGGCCTCACCAGCCTGTTCATCGGCATCGGCCTCGGCTTGGTGGGCATCGACCAGCAGAGCGGTCAGGCGCGCTACACGCTCGGCAGCCTCGAGCTGCTCGACGGCATCAGCGTGATCGTCGTGGCCGTGGGCCTCTTCGCCGTCGGCGAGACCCTCTACGTCGCCTCGCGGCTGCGCCGCACGCCGGCCAAGGTGGAGGCCATCAGGGGCTCGGTCTGGATGAACCGCGAGGAGTGGGCGCGCTCCTGGCGCCCGTGGATCAGGGGCGCGCTCCTCGGCTTCCCGCTGGGCGGCCTGCCGGCCGGCGGCGCCGAGATCCCCACGTTCCTGTCGTACAGCCTCGAGAAGCGCCTGTCGAGCAGGCCGGAGGAGTTCGGCAAGGGGGCCATAGAGGGCGTGGCGGGGCCGGAGGCGGCGAACAACGCCGCGGCCGCGGGGGTCCTCGTCCCGCTGCTGACGCTCGGCATCCCCACGTCGGCGACGGCGGCGATCATGCTCGCCGCCTTCCAGCAGTTCGGCCTGCAGCCGGGACCGCTGCTCTTCTCCCGCGCGCCCGACCTGGTCTGGGGGCTCATCGCCAGCCTCTACCTCGGCAACTTCATGCTGCTGGTGCTGAACCTGCCGCTGGTGGGCATCTGGGTGCGGCTGCTGACGATCCCGCGGCCGCTGCTCTACGCCGGCATCCTCCTGTTCGCCACGCTCGGCGTCTACAGCCTCGGCAACTCCGTCGTCGACCTCATCACGCTCTACGTGATCGGCGTCCTCGGCTTCCTGATGCGGCGGTTCGGCTTCCCCGTGGCGCCGGCGGTGATCGGCATGATCCTCGGTCCGCTGGCCGAGCAGCAGTTCCGTCGCGCCCTGGCGATAAGCCAGGGCGACTACTCAGTGTTCTTCACGCGGCCGCTGTCGCTGACGCTCCTGGTCCTCGCCTTCCTCGCCCTGGTCGTGCCGGCCGTGCTCGACGCCCGCGCCAGGCGCGCGGCGGGACGCGCGGACGTCGGCGTCCCCAACGGCTAG
- a CDS encoding tripartite tricarboxylate transporter TctB family protein produces the protein MEVGARRRSLPWGDLLVAVGVLGLGGFFLEGALSLRVLPSYARIGPRFFPVLVGVALSACGAALLVQALRGVRGVPEEAEDAEASAATDWAPVAVIVAALALHALLVSRLGFVLSSALLYAGVALGFGERRLWRSGAVGLVLALAAYLAFTRLLGLRLPAGVLPL, from the coding sequence GTGGAGGTAGGCGCGAGGCGCCGCTCCCTCCCCTGGGGCGACCTGCTCGTCGCCGTGGGGGTCCTGGGCCTCGGCGGCTTCTTCCTCGAGGGCGCCCTGTCGCTGCGGGTGCTGCCGTCCTACGCCCGCATCGGGCCGCGCTTCTTCCCGGTGCTCGTCGGCGTAGCGCTCTCGGCCTGCGGCGCGGCGCTCCTCGTCCAGGCACTGCGCGGGGTGAGGGGCGTGCCGGAGGAGGCCGAGGACGCCGAGGCGAGCGCCGCCACCGACTGGGCGCCCGTGGCCGTGATCGTCGCGGCGCTCGCGCTACACGCGCTGCTCGTCAGTCGGCTCGGGTTCGTGCTGTCCTCGGCGCTGCTCTACGCCGGCGTCGCGCTGGGGTTCGGCGAGAGGCGCCTGTGGCGGTCCGGCGCCGTCGGCCTCGTCCTGGCCCTGGCCGCCTACCTCGCCTTCACGCGGCTGCTGGGGCTGCGGCTGCCGGCCGGGGTGCTGCCGCTGTGA
- a CDS encoding tripartite tricarboxylate transporter substrate binding protein, translating to MSWSTRLVKLVAVLALLGSALAQPPDSLRIMAPAAPGGGWDGTARAMQTALQQAGLVENVEVFNVPGAGGTIGLSQLATAEADSEDLLMVMGLVMVGAILSNDSPVTLANTTPIARLTAEYEVIVVPADSPHQTLQDLIDAFREDPGAVSWGGGSAGGTDHILAGLLANAVGVDPTLVNYVAFSGGGEALASILGGQVTAGISGYSEWAGQIESGDLRVLAISAPEPVPGIDAPTLREAGVDLELANWRGVVAPPDISDEARERLVELVDQLAQSEEWQQQLEQFGWIPAYMSGDEFVAYLQEEDARVTEVLRDIGLVE from the coding sequence ATGAGTTGGTCCACCCGGCTCGTCAAGCTCGTAGCTGTGCTCGCGCTCCTGGGGTCCGCGCTGGCCCAGCCCCCGGACAGCCTCCGCATCATGGCGCCGGCCGCTCCCGGCGGCGGCTGGGACGGCACGGCCAGGGCCATGCAGACCGCCCTGCAGCAGGCCGGCCTGGTCGAGAACGTCGAGGTCTTCAACGTGCCGGGCGCCGGCGGGACGATCGGGCTCTCGCAGCTCGCCACGGCCGAGGCCGACAGCGAGGACCTGCTGATGGTCATGGGCCTGGTCATGGTGGGCGCGATCCTCAGCAACGACTCGCCCGTCACGCTCGCGAACACCACGCCCATCGCCCGGCTGACCGCCGAGTACGAGGTCATCGTGGTGCCGGCCGACAGCCCACACCAGACCCTGCAGGACCTCATCGACGCCTTCAGGGAGGACCCGGGCGCCGTCTCCTGGGGCGGCGGCTCCGCCGGCGGCACCGACCACATCCTCGCCGGGCTGCTGGCGAACGCCGTCGGCGTGGACCCCACGCTCGTGAACTACGTCGCCTTCTCGGGCGGCGGCGAGGCGCTGGCCAGCATCCTGGGCGGCCAGGTGACAGCGGGGATCTCGGGCTACTCCGAGTGGGCAGGCCAGATCGAGTCAGGCGACCTGCGCGTCCTCGCGATCTCCGCCCCCGAGCCCGTCCCCGGCATCGACGCGCCCACGCTCCGCGAGGCCGGCGTCGACCTCGAGCTCGCGAACTGGCGCGGCGTCGTGGCGCCGCCCGACATCTCGGACGAGGCGCGCGAGCGCCTGGTCGAGCTCGTCGACCAGCTCGCCCAGAGCGAGGAGTGGCAGCAGCAGCTCGAGCAGTTCGGCTGGATCCCGGCCTACATGTCCGGCGACGAGTTCGTCGCCTACCTGCAGGAAGAGGACGCGCGCGTGACGGAGGTCCTGCGGGACATCGGCCTCGTCGAGTGA
- a CDS encoding ATP-dependent DNA helicase codes for MPQASGEFPFSSYRAGQLEALEAVRAAFAAGKRFVVLEAPTGSGKSAIGVTLAREAGSAFVLTAQKVLQDQYLRDFDDLAMMKGRANYPCLVADTHAAAAPCLTGRRFTACDDCPYFVAKDVAMAANVVTMNYAYFLAELNYAGGFGKRELLVLDEAHNTEAALMAFVQVGVSEGMLTRAGLARALPPDLGDEVAFDFVDALLPDMLRRARQIDKEMKGDATDAAAVQQLRVRQWLDSSHARLRFLLESHASGEVDWIVERGRDQHGATLSFKPVEVAAFADDMVFSHAERVLFMSATILDAPTFLRSLGLSEDDAAVVRVPSTFPASRRPLVLRPSARLTRRYQERDLPLLADAVSELARDHAGDKGVVHAHSYMIASYLSKHIAPSERWRVVTHVDAAGREAALAKHLSSPDPTILITPSMTEGIDLADDLARWQVLCKVPYPFLGDRQVAARMERDRDWYDWRTCLTVVQAYGRSVRSAEDHAVTYLLDADFPAFLRRQRHRLPEWFLEAVTE; via the coding sequence ATGCCGCAAGCGAGCGGGGAGTTCCCGTTCAGCTCCTACCGCGCAGGACAGCTCGAGGCGCTCGAGGCGGTGCGGGCGGCCTTCGCCGCCGGCAAGCGCTTCGTCGTCCTCGAGGCGCCCACGGGCTCGGGGAAGAGCGCGATCGGCGTCACGCTGGCGCGCGAGGCGGGCAGCGCGTTCGTGCTCACGGCGCAGAAGGTCCTCCAGGACCAGTACCTGAGGGACTTCGACGACCTCGCGATGATGAAGGGGCGGGCCAACTACCCCTGCCTCGTCGCCGACACGCACGCCGCCGCGGCGCCTTGCCTCACTGGCCGGCGCTTCACCGCCTGCGACGACTGCCCCTACTTCGTGGCGAAGGACGTCGCCATGGCCGCGAACGTCGTGACGATGAACTACGCCTACTTCCTCGCCGAGCTGAACTACGCCGGCGGGTTCGGGAAGCGGGAGCTGCTGGTCCTCGACGAGGCCCACAACACCGAGGCCGCGCTGATGGCCTTCGTGCAGGTCGGCGTGAGCGAGGGCATGCTCACCAGGGCCGGGCTGGCGCGCGCCCTGCCCCCCGACCTCGGCGACGAGGTGGCATTCGACTTCGTCGACGCCCTCCTGCCCGACATGCTCAGGCGCGCGCGACAGATCGACAAGGAGATGAAGGGCGACGCCACCGACGCCGCCGCGGTGCAGCAGCTGCGCGTGCGCCAGTGGCTCGACTCGAGCCACGCCCGGCTGCGGTTCCTGCTCGAGAGCCACGCCAGCGGCGAGGTCGACTGGATCGTGGAGCGGGGCCGGGACCAGCACGGCGCCACCCTGTCGTTCAAGCCAGTCGAGGTCGCGGCCTTCGCCGACGACATGGTGTTCTCGCACGCCGAGCGCGTGCTGTTCATGTCCGCGACGATCCTCGACGCGCCCACGTTCCTGCGGTCGCTGGGGCTGAGCGAGGACGACGCCGCCGTGGTGCGGGTACCCTCCACGTTCCCGGCGTCGCGGAGGCCTCTCGTCCTGCGTCCGTCGGCGCGCCTGACGCGGCGCTACCAGGAGCGCGACCTGCCCCTGCTGGCCGACGCGGTCTCGGAGCTGGCGCGGGACCACGCGGGCGACAAGGGCGTGGTGCACGCGCACTCCTACATGATCGCGAGCTACCTGTCGAAGCACATCGCGCCCAGCGAGCGCTGGCGCGTCGTCACGCACGTCGACGCTGCGGGCCGCGAGGCCGCCCTGGCGAAGCACCTCTCGTCGCCCGACCCGACGATCCTCATCACGCCGAGCATGACCGAGGGCATCGACCTCGCCGACGACCTGGCCAGGTGGCAGGTGCTGTGCAAGGTGCCCTACCCGTTCCTCGGCGACAGGCAGGTGGCGGCGCGCATGGAGCGCGACCGCGACTGGTACGACTGGCGCACCTGCCTCACCGTCGTGCAGGCCTACGGGCGCTCGGTCCGCAGCGCCGAGGACCACGCCGTGACGTACCTCTTGGACGCCGACTTCCCGGCGTTCCTGCGCCGCCAGCGGCACCGCCTGCCCGAGTGGTTCCTGGAGGCCGTCACGGAGTGA
- a CDS encoding Lrp/AsnC family transcriptional regulator has product MRFDAVDRRIIEILREDGRASHASLAKAVGLSAPAVGERVRKLEQAGVIRGFRAVLDPEALGLPVTAFVMIAPQPRTPARDLVARLEALPEVEALYAVAGVYSFMAKVRAQSTAELDAFLDRLFMLEGVERTETTMVLRTVVERAIHLPFAAEG; this is encoded by the coding sequence ATGCGCTTCGACGCCGTCGACAGGCGGATCATCGAGATCCTGCGCGAGGACGGGCGGGCGAGCCACGCCAGCCTCGCCAAGGCCGTCGGCCTGTCGGCGCCGGCCGTCGGGGAGCGCGTGCGCAAGCTCGAGCAGGCGGGGGTGATACGCGGCTTCCGCGCCGTCCTCGACCCCGAGGCGCTGGGGCTGCCCGTGACGGCCTTCGTGATGATCGCCCCCCAGCCGCGCACGCCCGCCCGCGACCTCGTCGCCCGCCTGGAGGCGCTGCCCGAGGTGGAGGCGCTCTACGCCGTCGCCGGCGTCTACTCGTTCATGGCCAAGGTCAGGGCGCAGTCGACGGCCGAGCTCGACGCCTTCCTCGACCGCCTCTTCATGCTCGAGGGCGTGGAGCGCACGGAGACGACGATGGTCCTGCGCACGGTCGTCGAGCGGGCCATACACCTGCCCTTCGCGGCCGAGGGATGA
- a CDS encoding TIGR00282 family metallophosphoesterase, which produces MRLLFVGDVFATPGMVAATAFVRERREEFDLVVVNGENAAGGFGITRRHFEQLVEAGADVVTLGNHAFDQTEVLALLEETPRLLRPANLPVGTPGVGSHVYPSRDGGRVAVVQVMGRIFMDPVDDPFRAVDDALERVPPGVPVLVDFHAEATSEKKVMLHHLAGRVAALVGTHTHVQTADETVYKGTAYITDVGMTGVQGSSIGMRYEDVFHRLVTKLPRRYRPAEGPATVCALAVEVDGTRATSVQRLWVPQRREQPVGGEA; this is translated from the coding sequence GTGCGTCTCCTGTTCGTCGGCGACGTGTTCGCCACACCCGGGATGGTCGCGGCGACCGCGTTCGTCAGGGAGCGCCGCGAGGAGTTCGACCTCGTCGTCGTCAACGGCGAGAACGCCGCGGGGGGCTTCGGGATCACGCGCCGGCACTTCGAGCAGCTCGTCGAGGCCGGCGCCGACGTCGTCACGCTCGGCAACCACGCCTTCGACCAGACCGAGGTGCTGGCCCTCCTCGAGGAGACGCCGCGCCTGCTGCGTCCGGCGAACCTGCCTGTCGGCACGCCCGGCGTCGGCTCCCACGTCTACCCGTCGCGGGACGGCGGACGCGTCGCCGTCGTGCAGGTCATGGGGCGGATCTTCATGGACCCCGTCGACGACCCGTTCAGGGCCGTCGACGACGCGCTGGAGAGGGTGCCGCCCGGGGTGCCGGTGCTCGTGGACTTCCACGCCGAGGCCACCAGCGAGAAGAAGGTCATGCTGCACCACCTGGCCGGCCGCGTCGCGGCGCTCGTCGGCACGCACACGCACGTGCAGACGGCCGACGAGACCGTGTACAAGGGCACCGCCTACATCACCGACGTCGGCATGACCGGCGTGCAGGGGTCCTCGATCGGCATGCGCTACGAGGACGTCTTCCACCGGCTCGTCACGAAGCTGCCGCGCCGCTACCGGCCCGCCGAGGGACCGGCGACGGTCTGCGCCCTGGCGGTGGAGGTGGACGGCACCCGCGCCACGTCGGTGCAGCGCCTCTGGGTGCCGCAGCGGCGCGAGCAGCCGGTCGGGGGCGAGGCGTGA